In Hyperolius riggenbachi isolate aHypRig1 chromosome 1, aHypRig1.pri, whole genome shotgun sequence, the genomic window GGGAGAATCATGGGGAAAGTCATGATCTCCAAGGTGATTGGGTCCAGAAACTCCTCAGGAAAATCTTGAAGAATACTGGCAAGTTCGCTCAAGCTATGTTGTGCGGTCTCCGAGTTATTGTAAGACATGTGGTTAGTCTCCATTGATGGTGACGCCGGTTGTAGCTGCCCAAAATTGTGAGGGAGACTCAAACAAGCAATCTGGTACACACTTTCCACAACTTCTTTGGGGCAGGTCTTCGAAGGTTGACCCCAAACTTCTACCCTTTTTATAGAGCAAGGGGAACCACCAGCTATGTGCGTTATACAGATCTTCAAGTGGGTGACATTACTAAGAGAGTTCTGACCTTTATTCCAGAGATCTTGGCATGAAGAGCCATGGTAAGACAACACATTATCAGTATGATGGAACGGGTGTCTAGGTTTAAAGCCTCGGTTATTGAAGGTGGCCTTGCTTTGATTTCTTAATAGAGCTTTACCAACCAAAGCAAAGAGCTCTCTGTCCGCTTCCTGGATGGCCATAACTGGCTGACCGGATTCCTGGTTATTCCAACACATTTTATTGGTGGAAGTGGCTGTATAGATGTCCATTCCTGTAATGGGAGGATGTCCGCCAGAGGAGGTGTCTATGTTTACTCTACAGATGTCTATGTTAAATGGGAAAgtgatagtgatgtgtacaggaggCTTTATAAAGTATTCACAACGGAACCCACGATTCCTCCTAGCAAGGTCTTCCGAAATCAGATTGTCCACTTCATAACCATCAGCGCTGATCTACAACAAACCAAAGAATCAGTATTAATGGACCTTTCCATCATGTTACTTGCacagttaaagggagtctgaagctagggggaaaaaaaagggctTAGGGCCACTGCCCTAAGCTTCGGGAGCgctgctccgtactgcacatgttgtgtggagcggcccatctttgcGTCCATCAGTGAttcccacaagccacaactgcagcacacgcacagcggcagtccatcaattATTAACCCAACTGCAGCACACGCAcagaggcagtccatcagtgattaccacaagccacaactgcagcacatgcacagcggcagtccatcagtgattaccacaagccacaactgcagcatatgcacagcggcagtccatcaattattaccacaactgcagcacatgcacagcggcagtccatcaattattaccacaactgcagcacatgcacagcggcagcccatcagtgattaccacaagccacaacagcagcacatgcacagcggcagtccatcaattattaccacaactgcagcacatgcacagcagcagtccatcaattattaccacaagccacaactgcagcacatgcacagcagcagtccatcaattattaccacaagccacaactgcagcacatgcacagcagcagtccatcaattattaccacaagccacaactgcagcacatgcacagcggcagtccatcagtgattaccacaagccacaactgcagcacatgcacagtggcagtccatcagtgattaccacaagccacaactgcagcacatgcacagcagcagtccatcagtgattaccacaagccacaactgcagcacatgcacagcagcagtccatcaattattaccacaagccacaactgcagtacatgcacagcagcagtccatcaattattaccacaagccacaactgcagcacatgcacagcagcagtccatcaattATTACCACAAGgcataactgcagcacatgcacagcggcagtccaattATTACCACAAGGcatagctgcagcacatgcaaagtggcagtccatcagtgattaccacaagccacaactgcagcacatgcacagcggcagtccatcagtgattaccacaagccatagctgcagcacatgcacagcggcagtccatcaattattaccacaactgcagcacatgcacagcgccagtccatcagtgattaccacaagccacaactgcagcacatgcacagcggcagtccatcaattattaccacaactgcagcacatgcacagcggcagcccatcagtgattaccacaagccacaactgcagcacatgcacagcggcagtccatcagtgattaccacaagccacaactgcagcacatgcacagcggcagtccatcaattattaccacaactgcagcacatgcacagcggcagtccatcaattattaccacaactgcagcacatgcacagcggcagcccatcagtgattaccacaagccacaacagcagcacatgcacagcggcagtccatcaattattaccacaactgcagcacatgcacagcggcagcccatcagtgattaccacaagccacaactgcagcacatgcacagcggcagtccatcagtgattaccacaagccacaactgcagcacatgcacagcggcagtccatcaattattaccacaactgcagcacatgcacagcggcagtccaattATTACcaaaactgcagcacatgcacagcagcagtccatcagtgattaccacaagccactactgcagcacatgcacagcggcagcccttcagtgattaccacaagcctcaactgcagcacatgcacagcagcagtccatcagtgattaccacaagccactactgcagcacatgcacagcggcagtccatcaattaacacaactgcagtacatgcacagcagcagtccatcatttATTACCACaagtcacaactgcagcacatgcacagcggcagtccatcagtgattactacaactgcagcacatgcacagcggcagtccatcaattattaccacaactgcagcacatgcacagcggcagtccattaattattaccacaactgcagcacatgcacagcggcagtccatcagtgattaccacaagccacaacagcagcacatgcacagcggcagtccatcaattATTACcaaaactgcagcacatgcacagcagcagtccatcagttattaccacaagccactactgcagcacatgcacagcggcagtccatcaattaacacaactgcagtacatgcacagcagcagtccatcatttATTACCACaagtcacaactgcagcacatgcacagctgcagtccatcagtgattactacaattgcagcacatgcacagcggcagtccatcaattattaccacaagccacaactgcagcacatgcccagcggcagtccatcagtgattaccacaagccacaactgcagcacatgcacagcagcagcccatcagtgattaccacaagccacaactgcagcacatgcacagcagcagcccatcagtgattaccacaagccacaactgcagcacatgcacagcggcagtccatcagtgattaccacaagccacacctgcagcacatgcacagcagcagcccatcagtgattaccacaagccacaactgcagcacatgcacagcagcagtccatcagtgattaccacaagccacaactgcagcacatgaacatcagcagtccatcagtaattaccacaagccacaactgcagcacatgcacagcagcagtccatcagtgattaccacaagccacaactgcagcacatgcacagcggcagtccatcagtgattaccacaagccacaactgcagcacatgcacagcagcagtccatcagtaattaccacaagccacaactgcagcacatgcacagcgacagcccatcagtaattaccacaagccacaactgcagcacatgcacagcgacagcccatcagtgattaccacaagccactactgcagcacatgcacagcggcagtccatcaattATTACcaaaactgcagcacatgcacagcagcagtccatcagtgattaccacaagccacaactgcagcacatgcacagcggcagcccttcagtgattaccacaagcctcaactgcagcacatgcacagcagcagtccatcagtgattaccacaagccactactgcagcacatgcacagcggcaatcCATCAATtaacacaactgcagcacatgcacagcggcagtccatcaattATTACCACaagtcacaactgcagcacatgcacagcggcagtccatcagtgattactacaactgcagcacatgcacagcggcagtccatcaattattaccacaagccacaattgCAGCACATgcccagcggcagtccatcagtgattaccacaagccacaactgcagcacatgcacagcagcagcccatcagtgattaccacaagccacaactgcagcacaagcactgcagcagtccatcagtgattaccacaagccacaactgcagcacatgcacagcagcagcccatcagtgattaccacaagccacaactgcagcacatgcacagcagcagcccatcagtgattaccacaagccacaactgcagcacatgcacagcggcagtccatcagtgattaccacaagccacaactgcagcacatgcacagcggcagtccatcagtgactaccacaagccacaactgcagcacatgcacagcagcagtccatcagtaattaccacaagccacaaatgcagcacatgcacagcgacagcccatcactgattaccacaagccactactgcagcacatgcacagcggcagtccatcaattATTACcaaaactgcagcacatgcacagcggcagcccttcagtgattaccacaagcctcaactgcagcacatgcacagcagcagtccattagtgattaccacaagccactactgcagcacatgcacagcggcagtccatcaattaacacaactgcagcacatgcacagcagcagtccatcatttATTACCACaagtcacaactgcagcacatgcacagcggcagtccatcatttattaccacaagccacaactgcagcacatgcccagcggcagtccatcagtgattaccacaagccacaactgcagcacatgcacagcggcagtccatcagtgattaccacaagccacaactgcagcacatgcacagcggcagcccatcagtgattaccacaagccacaactgcagcacatgcacagcggcagtccatcagtgattaccacaagccacaactgcagcacatgcacagcggcagcccatcagtgattaccacaagccacatctgcagcacatgcacagcggcagtccatcagtgattaccacaagccataactgcagcacatgcacagcggcagtccatcaattattaccacaagccacaactgcagcacatgcacagcggcagtccatcaattATTAACCCAACTGCAGCACACGCACAGAGGCAGTCCATCAATTATTACCACaactgcagtacatgcacagcagcagtccatcaattattaccacaagccacaactgcagcacatgcccagcggcagtccatcagtgattaccacaagccacaactgcagcatatGACattggcagtccatcagtgattaccacaagccacaactgcagcacatgcacagcagcagtccatcagtgattaccacaagccacaactgcagcacatgcacagcggcagtccatcagtgatttacTGTCCGctcttatttccgatcgattttcttatcaatttccatttacttctatgagaaatcgatcagaaaaacgatcaaatatAGGATCGGACAAGTAGGAAatgatctatcaaaccatctatctgctgaaaaaacgtatggtgtattcccagcataagccaaATAAAACAGTGCTTGACCAAATAGGCACAAAAATGCAGTGGAAATGTGTTTTGAAAGTTTAGGGTCACAACTGTACAAATATACTTGGGCTTCAATGATGAGTGGAATAGATTCCTCATAAAGAAGGCATTTACCTTGTTGCAGGCTATGTGTGGCCTGAACTGTGGAAGACAAACATTCACCACCATCTTGGCTGATCAGTGGGATGGATCTCTATAAAGAAACACCTAAAGAGAAAGTACAGAATCACATCAAAGATACTGGACAGAAAGTCACAAAAGGCTCTACAGTAGTAGCATTCATGGGGTGTAAATATCGGACACATGACAAGCGAATGTATGCATAGTTTGTTTTACTGCAGCTGATAAAGCACCATGAaatatgctggtgctatataaaggaCAGGGATTAAAAGAAGTTAGGATAATAACCGTAAGCCCAGCAGAATGAAAGCTTCGTGTCAtattataccagggctgtggagttggagtagatatcatttttgggtacctggagtcggagatttcataaactgaggagttggatgatttttttggctgactccacagccctgaatgatACTATCACTTGGCACAAAATGACCAACCTACACCAACAGAAAATTTCCAAATCCATAAGTAGCAAAGCTGtaaaccagcaaatagtacataaTACAGTGCTGAAATGAGCCCTTGGGAGGGCTGCTGTGCCTCTGATCTCAGCTAAAAAGTCCAGCAGAGGAAATTCTGCTCTACTCCAGCTCTGAAGCCTctcatgcagggctgtggagtcggtacaaaaatcatccaactcctcagtttatgaaaccaccgactccaggtacccaaaatggctccaacaccaactccttagtcttataccgtatatactcgcatataagccgaccccccaacttttacctaaaaaaacagggaaaaattttgtacaaaaaccatccatctccgactcctcagtttatgaaactactgactccaactccaggtacccaaaattgctccgactcagactcctcgactccgactccacagccctggtctcatGTATAATTCTTTACCAGGGAGATTCTTGTAAAGATTTGGcgattctttaaagagaaccagagatgaagcaccctcttgtattttacctaataaatcagtgggaacatgacagtaaagacctaatctgctctttgtttcattgttctctgtttaatctgactgttataacctctgataagaatctccGACCGAGCACTCAGTCTACCTTTGCTAAGGAAAGATTAtaactgagtctgtcttctctggtgtcttttcaagcccaagcctgcccccttgtggctctgctataatgactccgctataattattccctgcaaagccagactgaatgctcagtccgggattcttatcacagctgataacagacacttttagcagtgaggatgaaacagagagcattgcaagtgttttctctaatgttcttactgatatatatggtaaaatacacaagggtgcttcgtctctggttccctttaaaagacaccGGAAGTAAGAGgcgtatggatgctgccatatttatttatttttaaacaatgcacattgcctggctgtcctgctgatcatctgcctgtaatacatttagccctagaccttgaacaagcataccatatatactcgaatacaaaatGACCTTGTGTATAAGCCGACTCCAATGTTCAACCCTCTTAAAgattaactgtcaggctgcaaaagctaatttaaacctttattctcctgtgttaaacagtttagaaggaagccaaaagggcaatactgaagttaaaaatctctcttactttgatgtttgctgaacagcaagccagcctctatattcccaagctcttaaagagaacccgaggtgtgtttaaagaattttatctgcatacagaggctggatctgcctatacagcccagcctctgttgctatcccaaacccccctaaggtccccctgcactctgcaatccctcataaatcacagcggtgctgtgaggctgtgtttacatctgtagtgtcagtctcagctgctcccccgcctcctgcatagctccggtccctgcccccgtcccttccctccaatcagcagggagggaagggatgcaggcggggactggagttctgcagaaggcggggagagcagcaggctgacactatagagataaacacagccagctctgacaagctgtttgtcagcagcgtggctgtgatttatgagggattgcagagtgcagggggaccctaggggggtttgggatagcaacagaggctgggctgtataggcagatccagcctctgtttgcagataatattcttcaaacccacctcgggttctctttaaggaggccggcaggacgcataacagatactacaaagcattctggggctgcttcctccccctactgcactcccttggtcctccccttcatttccctatcccgccctaaggctgctttcacagtgagaagttacaggctcatgttacagcagcttgtaacttgcagcccaactcacagcacatgttccgttagagtttaCTGcgcgagtccgctattgttcctagccacatggctaattaatactcactgcacagtagtgttgtccggatcatgaaccattaggatctttgatcctgatcttttttgtgagtggaatcatcagtaagcagggtaagggaggatattacatcacaattggcttcatacaagacagacaaacatggaacctgccatgagctgtcaggagcatcattctctgcaaatactatatacaaattctgtgaaatccaaacgtggacagtgaaatgcatatgtaatgtaagtacagccaatatttagctactgatatatgtgttttttctctctgagaccctatacctaacagttcctctttaagctggaaTTTGCAATctacaagtataagtctacccagtaaagatggctgcacttggggctcaggaggggttaatgactgcactgcatacagtactgCAGACataacctcctccaggcccccaagtgttgcaattattcactccctttaatGTAGCCCAgtgttccgcccccccccccctccttttccttgTTATGGTTGTTatggcggtggtcaggactttcagacctgtgttttcttggcatttcctttcctcgcagtatcacttaccactgggtaaattgctgcaaatgggaatgtcactattagtacacacattactcagtgtgc contains:
- the UBOX5 gene encoding RING finger protein 37 yields the protein MVVNVCLPQFRPHIACNKISADGYEVDNLISEDLARRNRGFRCEYFIKPPVHITITFPFNIDICRVNIDTSSGGHPPITGMDIYTATSTNKMCWNNQESGQPVMAIQEADRELFALVGKALLRNQSKATFNNRGFKPRHPFHHTDNVLSYHGSSCQDLWNKGQNSLSNVTHLKICITHIAGGSPCSIKRVEVWGQPSKTCPKEVVESVYQIACLSLPHNFGQLQPASPSMETNHMSYNNSETAQHSLSELASILQDFPEEFLDPITLEIMTFPMILPSGKVVDQSTLDKCNQSEASWGRMPSDPFTGVPYSPQSQPLPHPSLKARVDYYLLQHSVPGSNLLGRAWPGGPVTASAIALSSMKRKVEWMEDSANDGDNVDTYFSAVSGLCSTSDFSRKKMKTDGDSQTSQMDCSNSGSMSHEQRLTHSLDQALTSALGSMPSYTAKFTRNQQGFHMESASSHSWTADCTPTEHNRSSAVQHCASCMRTLSAYSRAEPIYQLSCGHLMCRPCLAETQKSLSFLCKNCNQSVATRDVLRVHL